A window from Arsenophonus sp. aPb encodes these proteins:
- a CDS encoding replication initiator protein A, translating into MARKHCGSEHEFVISLEKLYLKTGNTSNKAEFKRLIKKLCTVNELPDYKIVSDTENDKVIFLKLSIGSHRNRSVV; encoded by the coding sequence ATTGCACGTAAACATTGTGGAAGTGAGCACGAATTTGTTATTTCTCTTGAAAAGCTATATTTAAAAACAGGTAATACTTCGAATAAAGCTGAGTTTAAACGACTAATTAAAAAACTTTGTACAGTAAATGAGTTACCTGATTATAAAATTGTTTCTGATACAGAAAATGATAAAGTTATTTTTTTAAAATTGTCTATTGGATCCCATAGAAACAGATCTGTTGTGTAA
- a CDS encoding DUF2599 domain-containing protein, translating to MALFYTDKDGIDSARLYQIQWYNATKQIKPIINLQLPDKPENDAKFSFKNNDQALYPLQNKNICDRYIDNFSWALRYDHRLKKHLVTLKVTPTDCGRYVNNDQTNNFFNELVSHHYFDEGWYNNPDNKIDSIASMRSQLVCHFIIAREKASWNLEPSRKYISYENSIKENCNNV from the coding sequence ATGGCTTTATTTTATACTGATAAGGATGGCATAGATTCAGCTCGTCTCTATCAAATTCAATGGTACAATGCAACAAAACAGATAAAACCAATAATTAATCTTCAACTTCCAGATAAACCTGAAAATGATGCTAAGTTTTCTTTTAAAAATAACGATCAAGCGCTTTATCCCTTACAAAATAAAAATATATGCGACCGCTATATTGATAATTTCTCGTGGGCTTTACGTTATGACCATAGATTAAAAAAACATTTAGTAACCTTAAAAGTAACCCCTACCGATTGTGGTAGATATGTTAATAATGACCAAACAAATAACTTCTTTAATGAACTTGTCTCCCATCACTATTTTGATGAGGGATGGTATAATAATCCAGATAATAAGATCGATTCTATTGCTAGTATGAGAAGCCAATTAGTTTGTCACTTTATTATTGCTAGGGAAAAGGCCTCCTGGAATCTTGAACCTTCTCGAAAATATATTTCATATGAAAATTCAATTAAGGAAAATTGCAATAATGTATAA
- a CDS encoding 3'-5' exonuclease — MKFKHLMLSLGIMSKQPNAAIIAIAAVPFEPLTGEIGKKQFYKIADLIKQISFNRDVDKDIFQWWLSLPDNARNETIQVNVKTLPDILTQLNDFVALECYEPVQIWGNGCSLDNTILRNAFESYKIKPFWDQSHDRDVRTVVEIGRQIGMHPNNQPFIGIKYKMLDEAIHQAKYVSVIYSALLQRYNWNNSAQGGGNSGNVNWNNRGLVQRGTIAKIGSDC, encoded by the coding sequence ATGAAATTTAAACATCTTATGCTTTCTTTGGGAATAATGAGTAAACAACCTAATGCAGCGATTATTGCTATCGCAGCTGTTCCATTTGAACCTTTAACCGGTGAAATTGGTAAAAAACAATTTTATAAAATCGCTGATTTGATTAAACAGATATCATTTAACCGCGATGTAGATAAAGATATTTTCCAGTGGTGGTTATCTTTGCCTGATAATGCGCGTAATGAGACAATTCAAGTTAATGTTAAAACATTACCTGATATACTGACTCAATTAAACGACTTTGTTGCACTTGAATGTTATGAGCCGGTTCAGATTTGGGGTAATGGCTGTAGCCTTGATAATACTATTCTGAGAAATGCTTTTGAAAGTTATAAAATAAAACCCTTCTGGGATCAGAGTCATGATCGTGATGTTCGAACGGTAGTTGAAATCGGTCGTCAGATAGGGATGCATCCTAATAATCAGCCTTTTATTGGCATTAAGTACAAAATGCTAGATGAGGCAATTCATCAGGCTAAATATGTCTCAGTTATCTATTCAGCACTCTTACAAAGATATAACTGGAATAACAGTGCCCAAGGTGGTGGCAACAGCGGTAACGTCAACTGGAATAATAGAGGACTGGTGCAGAGAGGCACTATTGCAAAAATCGGGTCGGATTGCTGA
- a CDS encoding IS6 family transposase produces the protein MNVFKGRHFTRDIILWAVRWYCKYGISYRELQEMLAERGVHVDHTTLYRWVQRYAPEMEKRLRWYWRNPSSLCPWHIDETYVKVNGRWAYLYRAVDNRGRTLDFYLSPRRNSKAAYRFLGKILNNVKQGQIPRVINTDKSPTYARALTRLKREGQCPSDLEHRQIKYRNNVIECDHGKLKRIISATLGFKSMKTAYATIKGIEVMRALRKGQAESFYFGHPLGEMCLVSRVFET, from the coding sequence ATGAATGTTTTTAAAGGCCGACACTTTACCCGCGACATCATCCTGTGGGCAGTACGCTGGTACTGCAAATACGGCATCAGTTATCGTGAATTACAGGAGATGCTGGCCGAACGCGGTGTGCATGTCGACCACACCACCCTCTATCGCTGGGTCCAGCGTTATGCGCCTGAAATGGAAAAACGGCTGCGCTGGTACTGGCGGAACCCTTCCTCTCTCTGCCCGTGGCACATTGATGAAACTTATGTAAAGGTGAATGGCCGGTGGGCTTATCTGTATCGCGCCGTAGACAACAGAGGGCGTACTCTGGATTTTTACCTTTCACCACGGCGTAACAGCAAAGCGGCATACCGGTTTCTGGGTAAAATTTTAAACAACGTAAAACAGGGGCAGATCCCACGTGTTATCAATACAGACAAGTCTCCGACATACGCTCGTGCGCTCACCCGGCTTAAACGTGAAGGTCAATGTCCGTCTGACCTTGAGCACCGACAGATTAAGTACCGGAATAACGTTATCGAATGCGATCATGGCAAACTGAAGCGGATAATCAGTGCCACGCTGGGTTTTAAATCGATGAAGACGGCTTATGCCACAATAAAAGGGATTGAAGTGATGCGGGCGCTGCGTAAAGGTCAGGCAGAGTCGTTTTACTTCGGCCATCCTTTGGGTGAGATGTGTCTGGTGAGTAGAGTCTTTGAAACGTAA